From the genome of Primulina eburnea isolate SZY01 chromosome 12, ASM2296580v1, whole genome shotgun sequence, one region includes:
- the LOC140808137 gene encoding uncharacterized protein — MHFSQMVEHDDRSLHPLTTSPPPVVIGTTGGLIISTTNAISSFLEAASTDCHLSEDLRDLSSSLIVHSSIPFKSLRSIWIGSEPDKRPDLSALLSGCEFLFASPKPREKGEELKARLAKLAEVAERKMYEELVKDITPRKHEVEPFSSYKDQLGFGLHVVLIMFTGYLLGYAAFRALFSHIPAMNAAGGILGLVLGMLVETLLFIVRSTSRDLGSPSSTSKMIKKNQ, encoded by the exons ATGCATTTCTCACAAATGGTAGAACACGACGACAGGTCTCTCCATCCCCTCACCACCTCTCCGCCGCCTGTTGTGATCGGCACAACAGGCGGCCTCATTATATCAACCACCAATGCTATCAGCTCTTTCCTCGAAGCGGCCTCCACGGACTGTCACCTGTCCGAGGATCTCAGAGATCTATCTTCCTCTCTTATCGTGCACTCATCCATACCGTTTAAATCCCTGAGAAGTATCTGGATCGGGTCGGAGCCGGATAAAAGACCGGATTTATCAGCTCTCCTCTCCGGTTGCGAATTCCTCTTTGCCAGCCCCAAACCCAGGGAAAAG GGTGAAGAGTTGAAGGCGAGGTTGGCAAAACTAGCTGAGGTGGCGGAAAGGAAAATGTATGAAGAATTGGTGAAGGACATTACTCCTAGAAAGCATGAAGTGGAGCCTTTTTCTTCTTACAAAGATCAATTAGGCTTTG GGCTGCATGTTGTTCTGATAATGTTTACTGGATACTTGCTTGGATATGCTGCATTCAGAGCCTTGTTTAGCCATATTCCTGCTATG AATGCTGCTGGAGGTATCCTTGGTCTGGTATTGGGCATGCTGGTGGAGACTCTTCTGTTTATAGTAAGATCTACCAGTCGAGATCTCGGATCTCCTTCCTCCACTTctaaaatgataaagaaaaatcAGTAG